In the Salmo trutta chromosome 13, fSalTru1.1, whole genome shotgun sequence genome, TAACTAGTTCATAAGCACAAGCATAAGATGTTTACTCATATGACACATAACATGCTATAATTCTGCATAACAGCTTATTCCATACTTATAAACTAGTTGTAATGTTTTGTGGTATTGTCATGAATTTCAGAATTAGATTACTTTAAGTTAACATTTGGAATGAATGACAATTAATACACCCATCTTATGCAGACATTCTAGTTGCTAACATGAGAAACCCATGGGTATGTTACCGGGCTTCTTTCAGATTATTTGAAACAGTCCATTTCAATTACTGAAATAAATATAGAAATCCAAGCAATTTTATAACTCAAAAAGTCCATCCACTTTAAAAATAAACAAAGCATTTCAATCACATATTCACATATGAAATATAATCACATATTTGAAAGATAACCTCAGCATATCTTTCAGTATAATACAGCTTGATTGTGAAAGGGATTTctataaaacagaaatattttCCAATCACTGTTATTCAGATCTTAAGATTTCCATAAATGACCAATAATACACTTTGTGATATTAAAAGTCATCATATGACACGCTGCAGGAGAGCCAAGACTAAAACATGCTCATTCAGTAACCTCTGAAACCCAAAACTAGAATCTAGCCTACAGTCTTTCATGAGAGATCACTCATTCAGTAACCTCTGAAACCCAAAACTAGAATCTAGCCTACAGTCTTTCATGAGAGATCACTCATTCAGTAACTCACCAATGCAAAGCCAGCACACATTAAAGCCGGGGAGTCAAACATACTCAACATACTTTAAAACTACTAAAACCAAatcgaaactgtgtagaaatCATATAATGGActtacattcatacagtttcttgactgtgtccagcttaTCATCAATCACTGAAATTAAAGCTTGACAGTCAGAATagaggattttttttgttgcacaaTTTGATTGCGAGTAAATACTGTATAACACATTTTCAAAACGTCACTCCGGACCTCGTTCGTTGAGGACCGAATGCGGCCCCCGGGGCAAAATCCGTTTGACGCCCCTGCATTAAATAGATAGATATCCACTCCTCCACAGTTCACACACAACCCGCTCCTGTCCTGTCTAACCCTGAAATATAGTCACTCACAAAATCATGGAATTACATCATGAAGTGAACAGAAATGTGTTGAAATGAAATTTCAATCAAAGATACAGAGTAAGCATTCTATTATATTGGATACACATAATACTTTTTAGAATGTAAAAAGGGCTGCAATACCACTGAATTTCTTTCATTCATTATTTGGAAGGTCTTTAAAGTGCAGTACTGTTTCTCTTTTTGGAAGTGATTTTATCACTGAGCTCATACCACAGCTAGGGGATACACTTCAGACATTGCCTACCTGAGGTTAATCCAGCAGGTATTTACTTGTCTTTcaataaataaattataaatagCTAATTGAAAATGAATGACATCTTCTGAAGGCTTTTACTACCCTCTGTTATGGTTCAattgaattgtgtacagattccaacacaaacactggacatgGAGAGTGGGGGTGTGTATAGGATTTGGAATAAACAGGGATGCAGGTTGTTGATATGGATAAGCAaagagggtgtgtgtggttgAGTCAAGCCACTTGGCATGGACACAGATGTCCATATGGGCTGATTGTAAACTGTTAGCCAGAGAGGCTAATGCAAGGCTGCATCCAAACGCATGGGCATTATAAAAGGCAGTTTGGCTACATGTGCCAGAAATGAAATGTTGAGACACATCCATGTGTGGAATGATAGAAATGTCACACTGTATAAATtaacacatgtgcacacacacagaaacatacagtacactcaAGCACACATGCATACTAGACATGTCACAGACATATCTGGCATGCTTTTCTGAAGAAAACAGTTTTCTTTATAAATTCTTGTACCCACCTAGAGGTCTGATAACTTTCCTATATACATAAATAAACAATTAATATATGCTATGTGTATATATCTTGAAATATTCAATATTGAAATATACATATAcatttcaaatatatttatatcaTTATTTTCATCTTCAAACATTTTTAAGATATAGTCACAGTTTAGTAATAAAACACTTATGTAAGAACACAGGTCTCCCTCATTGTCTTGCTGCAGTATCCCTTTTTCAAGCATCAATGACTTCTTAGTCTGCACGCTGTCTTTTCCTACAGAAAAGACTACTGGTCAAGTTGTACTACATTCTCGGGTCTTACGGATCGATAAACTCATTTTGATAAATGTGCAACAAATAATGGAACTAATTATCACTGTGCATGAAACAAATCACCAGTAACTGATAAATAAAAGCTCTGTATTGTTGCAGTACTTTGAAAGTAGAAGTGACAGGCAAGCTATCATTCTTAAAAATGGATCAAAATACTGTTCCACAACTGATAAGTTTGATAAGTCTGATAGACAATGAACTGCATTACCCAACTAGTACAATAGTGGCAATACAACGTAAAGGTTATTCATAAACCTTCAAGAAGACTCTAAATTCCATAAATTCCTGTTGTTAACAGGAGATCCATTTGCCACCAAGCATGGATGTTTTGACACACCACATTACATATCCTCTCTATCCCCAACAACATCCTGCAATCTCTTAATGTTTGTCTTTATTGAGTACCTGTGAGAAGGAACCTCCTCCACCTAAGTCAATCATTATGCAAATTCCAACACAACAGCCTAGCTCTAGGTGATTAGGGAAACCAGCCCTTATGCACTGTTGAGCCCGGGGAAAAAAACAAGGCAGTTGAGACATTTCAGTGGAAATGTGCTTGCACATACATATACTCTATAATATATATTTGCTGGTGATCCTGCTACTCTAGAGCATGATCTGTGGCCACGATCAGAGGAGTTCATAAAAGGGACACTGCAGCGCGGACCTGTAGGGGAGGATCGGTTTGGAACAGTCAAGGGAGTGTAGAAAGTCTAGAGACTGTAGGTCCCCTTTCCTCGTCCATCTCTCCTCTTTTGTTTGTCTTTAGACACTCACAGAGCAGGAATGGAACCACAGACATTGAGAGAAGTTAAGGTGAGGAGTAAAATCACATGCTGAGCTTTTTGTTGTCCTCCATTCCCCATGTGGTAATGGCATACAGTACGATGTCCTTCCAACATTAAAAGACAAAGAAAAATAAGAGACAGAAGTGGCGTCAAGGTAAGCGGAGCTGTTGCCTTCCCACGATGCCTCAGTGCTGTGGGAACCCCACTGTTCAATTCCTGTCTGTGATAGGGGCACTTCCTGACCTGCGGGATCATGACCTCTGTGAGCTGGGGGACGGCAGCCAGCAGGCGGTCCCTGTCACACTGGGGCCAGCTTGCCTGGCGGTCGGTTGGTCTCTTGTCTCTCTTTGTTTTGTTTGCATACTTACACACAAACAGTTCCTATATTGCACACCATGTCCTCATGGCCTAAGGTCGTATGTCAGTGGTAACAGCTTCTTTTCTCCTCAGCTTCTGAGCTGTAGTCCCTTAAGCCAATGCCCCTTTGAAGGTTCAGTAGAGAGTCTTTCATCTGTAGAGGAAAACAGAAAACATTAAAGCCCTGCAAGTAACTATAATCATAGTTTCTTATGACAATTATCTTTCACACTTTGAGACCCTGCACGAAAACCTAGAGGATTTGATTCTTAGCCTTGTGTATTAACACAAGGCTAAGAATCAAATCCTCAAGCTGGCCCCAGTGTGACAGGGACCGCCTACCGGCTGCTGTCCACCAGCTCACAGAGGTCATGACCCCGCAGGTCAGGAAGTGCCCCTTTCACAGACAGGAATTGAACAGTGGGGTAATGCTTGTAACTGTATCTGTCCTCCCTACCTGGTCTAATAGTACCACCGTTCCCTACCTGGTCTAATAGTACCACTGAGGATTTGATGATCTCTCTCCACTTCTGCAGCTCAGCGTCATGGTAAAGCTGTTGGGACTCCAGGAGCTGGGCCCACTCCATCTGCGTCTGGGGAAGTTTACTAGACAGAAATAGACACATACTGTCAAACACACCCAGATGCCACGGCCAAGAGCAACTCAAAGCTAAGCATTGTTCAGGGGCAATTCTGCAGCATATGTTTTTTGAGGTTGGGAAAACAGGATGAAGCCCATGTGGTTTTCAGATGAAACTAAACAGGTTTATGCAGTCTGGGTTTGACTAAGTACACAGTCAAATCAATTCTAGTATTATGTAGGCAATAGGTATAATGCCAAAAACCTATGGGTGGTTAGCGACTTAGCGTACCTTTCATGTATCCGCAGCCCTTGCCAGGTGGTAAGATGCTGTGCAGAATACTCCAGCATCCACAGCTTATAGAACAGCATCATGTTGAGGAACACCAGCAAAACCAggctgaaggaggagaggaaaacagaAGAATGTAAGGGACAAAGGAAAGAAGATGAGTAATGAAAGCTACACAGGTGCTTTAGTCcattaacctctacaggatcggtgtcctgacctcaggacggttgagctaatgtaggctaatgcgattagcatgaggttgtaagaaacaaaaaaaattcccaggacatagacatatctgatatggggagaaagcttaaattattgttcatctaactgcactgtccaatttacagtagctattacagtgaaataatatcatgctattgtttgaggagagtgcacaattatgaacttgaaaatgtatgaatgaaccaattaggcacatttgggcagtcttgatacaacattttgaatagaatatgcaatagttcattggatcagtctaaaactttgcccgtacactgctgccatctagtggccaaattcTAAATTGCACTTGGGCTAGAATAATTCATTATGGGCTTTCTCTTACATTtcaaagaaaaacacaaaaaaaacatgttttttttctttgtattatcttttaccagatctaatgtcttatattctcctacattaatttcacatttccacaaacgtcaaagtgtttcctttcaaatggtgtcaagattatgcatatccttgcttcaggtcctgagccacaggcagttagatttgggtatgtcattttaggcgaaaattgaaaaaaaggggcggatccttaagaggttttaatgaaCCAGTTACAATGAGGGAGGAGTATGTTTCCTGGTCAGGTCTAAGTGGTTTATCTTTAGCCAGATGTACCTTAGACAGATCCTATGGCAAGcaatgaaaggagaggagaggagaggaggaatcaCATTCAGAAGACAAACAAATGTTTAACACAGAATCAGATTTTTGCTAACTACTAAAGATTTCAAAGAGAGTTGAACTGAAATGACTATAAATGAAACAAATTATTAAGATGGATCTGAAAGTGAGTGTGtatactgcatgtgtgtgtgtgtgtgtgtgtgtgtgtgcgcgcgcgcatatgagtgtgtgtgagatagagtGTACTCACACAAAGCTGATGATGAGCAGCAGTTTGGACACGCTGTAGAGGGCGAAGCCTCCAAAAAGGTGCTCAGGCATGTGCCTGGTCTGAGTGGAACCTGAGGGGGGCAGACCAAACACGGACCAGGTCAATTAGATATATTTAACACAATATGATGTGTGGAAATGTATAAcagtgtatgtaatgtatgtaccTTATGAAAGTGTATAAGAATCTACAGTGTATTAAGAGTTTATAAGAGTGTGtataaaagtataaaaaaatgtaaaaaaaaaaatatatatatattttttttaagtgtccCCCTGCCATCTGACCTGTCACGCCCGCATGTTTGATGCGGTGAATGACCTCATCGTCGGTTGGCGTGGTGACGGGGCTGAGGAGGGCGTCATCCAGGTGCTGGCTCCGTAGGTGGACCAAGGGTCTCTTCCTCCGCCTCACAGACGTCTTCACCACCTTGACCTTGGGAGAAGGCCGGGTCGACCCCAAAACCACATCCTCCACCTTCGACAGCTCCAACTCTGACAGGGCACCACAGAAGCCGTTTGTACGTTCATACATTAGAATGGCCTTCGGTCATCAGATTAAATGTTGCTGGATATTTGGTGTGACAGACTTAACAGCTAGTAGAGGAACTTACCAAGATGGCGGAAGTTCTCATCCAGCCCGCTCCAGAAGTTCTTCTCGATGAAGCCCTTTACTAATCCCCATGGCTGTTTTCTGTAACGCAGCTCAGTGGACACCCTAGGGACAAGGCATCCGCTGGTATAAGTTGAGGCAGCGTTTCTAAATTAACATGTAATAGTTTCAAGAGCCACATGTTATTACAACAGCTGCTATAAGGCCCTCCTCACCTTAACCGGCACTTGTTCTTGGCCACCCGTGTCAGCATGTAACGGTTGAGCGTGTAGAAGTAGTCGTGGTAGGGCACGTTGTGTGTGATGACCTCAGCATCGATGATGTAGCACTCACTCTCATGGCTGGCCTTGTACAGTGTCTGCGTCTCTGTGACCGTGGCTGTCTTGGGGGCCAGCGGGTTGGACAGGGAGATGGTGTACATGATCTCTCTCATCTGGTTCCCCGCTGCATCGTCCTTCTTCCAGGGGTGAAACACTATATCTGTGTGGCGTTATATGGACACACATTCGATCACTTCATAGTCAAAGGACAACACCAATGGAAGAGACAATAATGTGATGCCAACGGACAGAATGTCTGACTGACCTGAAAACCTGCGCTGCTCCATGAAGTCGGTCATAAACTGGGATTCTGTGAAGAGGATGTCATACATCTTGTCCACACTGAACTTGTAAACCTCATCGATGTACTGTCTCCCTTTAAGGTCATCATGGAAGGCCTGCACCTCCCCTGCTGGAGAGCCATAGAGGGAAACACACTTTAGATGAAGTGCCCTTGGGGACATAATATCTTATGGAGACAGTATTACCAAGACTTAGCAGCATCACTGAAGAGCCTGTTTCATGTCATATATACAGTTTATGCATCAAATCTGTTAATGGACGGAAGATCGAAGCCGTACCCTCGTCGTGGGTCTCTGAGGAGTCGCTAAGTTCGGTGGGGATGTCTTCATTGTCGTTGAAGTCCAGGGAGGTCGAGGGCACCAGGCCGCTGGCCTCCACTAGCCTCTGCTCCAGCACCAGGGGCAAGGCCAGCAGCTCCCCGTCAGGGAGGCAGTCGATGTACTCCTCTGGAGGGAGGTCAAACTAGGACacacagagggggaggaggagggggtcagTCACTAGAAAGACACTGTAGGATACTTTAGTACATAGTTATGAGTAGGATTGGTCTGTGTTCATGTTTTGGTTATCAAATCACGAAACATTCCCCATATCCAAGTTATAGGCAGAATAACAAATGCATTTCCCACTCCATCAAAACAAATAACATAAGAGTAATTGATTTAACCGCTGACCTCTATTATGTCGCTGAGACTCACAGAGAGGGGCTCGCTGCTGATGGATGAGCTGATGGTGCTGTTGGTGATGATGCATTTCTTGTGTATGGATGGTGGGCTGCCCTCGTGTTTGGCCTCCGCGCTGCTCTTAGACAAGTTGTCATTACTGATCTCATTCTCCTCGTTAGGGATCTCCTCACAGAACCTGCACCATCACCGTGGGGGAACAAGGACCAGCTGGGTTAGGAGTTCTGGAGTGTTGTTTTTACATGGTAATGGACAGAGGGCTGAGAGGGATGTGAAGCAGGGCTGAGAGGgtggtgtgtatttgtgtatgctTCAGTAATGAGGCCAGCCTCTCATAACAACCCGCAGTAGATCAAGGGCATTTTAATCAACCATGGTAATTGAGGAGGCATTGTTTATATCTGTAGCCATGGAAACCACACCCACCCCATGGTGTTGAAGTCGTCATCAGGGGGAACGTAGTCCTCGTCGTCACTGGTCAGGCCAAGTTCGTTGCCATAGCACTGATGGACAAAGTGCCATAGCTCTTTGGGGCACAAGGGCTGGAGCACAGGGTTAGAGACGACGCTCAGTACGGCAGAGACTTGGATTCAATGGAAAAGGAAAGTAGCAATATACTGAACATGTAGATCTATTTGTGATGAGGTTAATTGAGGTTGCTGGCTTACTTTGTCCAGCAGTGCATTCTGCCATAATCTGAACATCATCATGTAGGTCCTGTCCCGCGCTCCAAATGAGGTGAAAAAGTGCTGTGCGGATAGAATGGAAATAATTCAAAAATATGCTCTGAAATAAGGCTAAGGAGAAGGTTTGAGCCTCCTCTCAGTCAGTGAATGCCAAAAATTCAGTCCCTCTCCTGTCTTACCTTCTCACCATCTGTGGACACCTGGATGGCATTGGGGATGAGGCGGGCTGTCTTCTCCTTCGTCATGGTGCAGATGTCCTTCAGCCTCACTGTCAGctgcacacacatgcaagcacaatAGTTTTTTTTACGGCATTGCTTAATATTCAGATAAATATATCTGTTGAACTGTTACTGAACCACAATAATGAAATATATACTGTGATGCAAACCATCAAAATACAATCAATTCTATTTCAATACTGCAAACTAACCAACACCAGAGAAATATAGATAAGATCAAAAGAACAGAAAGCCCCAGGCAGAGGCCAAGTGCGTACCAGCGTTTCCCAGCGGAAGATGTTGCTATAAAAACAGATCCAGTTTTCTGAGAGGTAGAGTCGGCCCTGCAGGAGAATGTCTCGTTGTAGGGCACAGGAGTAATCTGCCAgcacaggtcagaggtcaaagaTCAGAGCCCAGGAAGAATACATCCACCCATCAGGGTCGGGGTTAATTATATTTCAATATAGTCAATTCAAAAGATCAATTACCTGAATTGAtagtttaaatggaattgactccaACCAGCCAATGCAAACGTGTCCAAAACCAAAAGATTTTCCTATATCCACCATATTGCTGATCGAATTGGCCATAGTTGTCTAGTATTTTGCGTTAGTAACTCACCCACGATGAGCCGCTCTGTGTCCGGTAGCTGCTTGAAGAGCTTCCTGAAGTCCTCATTACGCTGTTTATATGTGGGGCTCAACACCTGGAGAGACGGAGAGCAACAACGATAACTTCTAGAGAGAGGGACGACTCACACGTACACATTCCTGAACACACGCTCTCTATCTCACATATACACACTGGACTGTAATGAACTGCATCCATTTTCACAAGGGCATTTTATACAAAAGCACAATCCCGTTGACATTTAGCCACTGCAAGACATTCAATAAGCATGCTTTTGAGCATCGTGAGCATCCCTAATGTGAGTCACATTCCCAAGACAACAATATGTAGTAACATCATTATACGAACACACACAATGCTGCTTTTTGTGGCGCAACAGTTAATATGTAggacagagagggacaaagaCACAAATCAAATCTGTTCTGTTAACAAACCCTTATGTAGCTATTGGTTTATCTTATAAAACATAGTCTGCGTCCATTGTCGGTTTAGATCATGAGAAGAAAATGTTCTGTTCTCACACAGAGGAATTCATTCTCTTGTTACATTCTCAGACATTAAGGTACATCTTATCTTGGGCCTGGATTCAGGCTTGTTTAAAGAGGGAAGTATTGCTGTGACCCACAGCCAGTGTGAGTGCAGGGGTGAGTGCTCTATGTGTCTGAGCCAGATGCTGTCTTTTAATAGGAACAGCTTCAGGAAACAATGCCTGCCAGTACGGTAACCAAATACATCCCTTCATGGGTAAAACCTCTCGCTGCTTCAATCTGAAGGAAAACAGACTGTTCACATTAACAtcaactagctacagtacatgttCTATACTCATAACAAGATCAGCCCAGAATGGATAGACATAATCTGTTTCTGTTAAGCTATGAATGAAAACCACTGGTGCCTGTCAAGAAAACTTGGTAAATTCGAGAACTTTGAAGGCTGGGAAAATGGATTATGAGTCGGACATATTTAGTCTAGAAATGTTCACAGAAAGTACTCTCTATAACTGCCTAACATATCAAGAGTATTAGAGCCCCCATTTCACAACAAAAGCCTGCCTATTCCCTTAAACTGCAGCCTTCTTACTTTGTCCAGGGAAAGGGTCCATGGGTACTATGGGAATGCAAATAGCTACTGACTCATGCCTTTCTTTTAATTTGCTTTCCAAAATATAATTGCGGGAGGGAACCACAGAGTTATGCTCTTGGCGCaggtacagtacacacaaacTGCCCATCCCAACCTCCTCACCCCCTTCCCTCCCCGCCGCTACCCCTCCTGGCATCAGCTCTCTGGGGGGGATGGTCAGTCACTTACTGCAGGGACCTCCTCTGACTCCCAGTCCTGGTCTTGGTGGTCCAAGGCGGCCCAGCCCCACTCCCAGCCAAACTCTCCCCGGGCCGGATCCTGTGGGAGCCACCCAGGCAGGTCTTTATCCAGCTCCAGCACCACCTGCCAGTCTGACTCCAGTCCTCTGTGAGCCTCCTGAGCCTCCATATTCCACTCACTTCTCTCAGGCACACGGGCGGACACCTAAACCAGTGGTGCCCTCGTGGGGTCCTCAAAGCGGTGGATTTCAATGCGGGTGATCCAGTGGTCCAGGTCTGctgcagacaaacagacagagctgTTGTGTGTCCAGTGGTTGTTTCTTGGAGACTGCTGTGACTGACCCGGTATGGGTGCTACTCCCTTTTAGTGTGAGAGCTGGACCCAGCTGACTGCTGCCACATGATtccagtcctctctccctctccctctatcaaaCACAGAGAGGAGCTGCGGCCGTTGGCCTCTAGTAACCCTGGCCACAAGTCTTTTATTATAATGGCAGCTCTGGCAGGCATGCGGTGTTACCCTGTCCAGATCCAGACGCCTCAGAGTGCTTTGGTGAGCACAGCTCAGACACACCAGCAGCGAAAGCAAGAAAAATATCCTTGGtaaagagaaaaacagagaaagagagagtgtttcCTAACTGGAAAGCAGTGCAGTCCCGTCTCGCTGGCTGACAAGGTGATTGAGTTAGAGGACAGATGTGCACACAACCTTCATTTACTTCTACGCTCCGTGAAGAAAAACAAGTCCATTAATCTTGAGTGATGCGGCACGGAGTCTCATGACGGCTCAGTCTAATGCAGTTGGAGTATTGCACCTCTGGGAGTATGTCCACTTCCCCTGTTGTTGACCATTCAGGTATTAGAAAGCAATTGCATGAGAGGCTCAACACATTTAGCGGTGTTACTATTACTAAACCCCCCTGGATCCCTGTGACCTATTTCCCTACTCTCTACCCCCCACAACTCTCCTGTCCCTTAAGGTCAAGTAATGCACTCCTGAAACCAGATCCCTGTCAGTTACTACGATCAGACTAGATAGACAGGCACAGCGATTGGTTCTCGTCTGACTCTGAGCTGGGTAAAACAACCTATCAGCACAGTGGTGGGAGGTGGACACAACGACAacagcaacaaaacaaaaactgtgGCTACATTTGGCACTCCATTAGGCTCACTTGTGGTTGGAAATGTGCCCTGGAATTCCACCACAAATTCCACACCTTTCCTGCTTACTCAATTTCCACAACCCCCCTCAACATCTAGCCAAATCAGTGAGGAGAAATAAGGTCCGGGAAACTGAATGTGAAGGGAAGCAAAATAATCCTCAGCACACTATTGAAAACAGTGCAGATCATTCACAGATCCATCTCAGACGTGAACAGCTTTCGTGCTGTTGAAAATGCCTCTGCATCCCGTGAATAAGGTTTCATCAGACGTTTGCGAGCCATGCAAGCCCACTCTCTTCGAAAACTGCATCCAAGAAAAACAGTCAGATAATAGAGTAGTATCTGAACAAAGTTTTTCCAAGAGCTTTTCCTAAAAAGGAAAAAGAAGACTAAAGCAAATGCAGAAGCTATTGATACGACTATCTCCCATCTTCTCCAGGTGACAAGTCCTAGGACAGTGTAGCTGCCAGGTGGTGATGGGGATATAGACAGTCCCTGAGGTGGCGGTTAATCATTAACCTGCTGGGTAAACAGGGAGAGATGTCGGAGACCGGCACAGTTAACCAGGGTGGGGCCCCATTCGTTTCAAGGGTGGTTTACTGTCTATCTCCACACAAACAATGAGGCCAGTCTCTCACCCCACTGTCCGTAGGTTGCTACAAAACCGCTTTAGAGAGGAGTGGCCAGGAAGGTGTATGCATGTGTATAGCTATTGTAAGTGGCACTGTCAAGGGAGtgtgcatgaatgtgtgtgtgaagacTTTCGTCTCTATCTGAAACACACCTTTGACACTTTCCCTGCCAAT is a window encoding:
- the LOC115206438 gene encoding protein Aster-B isoform X6, giving the protein MNENLRPPSLQLSVPRYAPAYSDGGNGGVSDDPVWSSSSTPTLRRKRFKMRRMKNVPSEIEKEKDRGRLVNGWLVSTHSHSGSKEYLQLPSIEITPSSDEDGATWSNCSTPSASPRRKRFLLRKWLRLREKKEHAGSESSSQQSSQQSSHDDDSTRFLTPFIREERSDSAADKISTASNSNRSTPACSPVLRPKRSRSPTPQSLEPGENMVEKGHSDHSSDKSPSTPEQVVQRTYSLQSARSGGKNSKKSQSWYNVLSPTYKQRNEDFRKLFKQLPDTERLIVDYSCALQRDILLQGRLYLSENWICFYSNIFRWETLLTVRLKDICTMTKEKTARLIPNAIQVSTDGEKHFFTSFGARDRTYMMMFRLWQNALLDKPLCPKELWHFVHQCYGNELGLTSDDEDYVPPDDDFNTMGFCEEIPNEENEISNDNLSKSSAEAKHEGSPPSIHKKCIITNSTISSSISSEPLSFDLPPEEYIDCLPDGELLALPLVLEQRLVEASGLVPSTSLDFNDNEDIPTELSDSSETHDEGEVQAFHDDLKGRQYIDEVYKFSVDKMYDILFTESQFMTDFMEQRRFSDIVFHPWKKDDAAGNQMREIMYTISLSNPLAPKTATVTETQTLYKASHESECYIIDAEVITHNVPYHDYFYTLNRYMLTRVAKNKCRLRVSTELRYRKQPWGLVKGFIEKNFWSGLDENFRHLELELSKVEDVVLGSTRPSPKVKVVKTSVRRRKRPLVHLRSQHLDDALLSPVTTPTDDEVIHRIKHAGVTGSTQTRHMPEHLFGGFALYSVSKLLLIISFVICLSLVLLVFLNMMLFYKLWMLEYSAQHLTTWQGLRIHESKLPQTQMEWAQLLESQQLYHDAELQKWREIIKSSVVLLDQMKDSLLNLQRGIGLRDYSSEAEEKRSCYH
- the LOC115206438 gene encoding protein Aster-B isoform X5, which produces MNENLRPPSLQLSVPRYAPAYSDGGNGGVSDDPVWSSSSTPTLRRKRFKMRRMKNVPSEIEKEKDRGRLVNGWLVSTHSHSGSKEYLQLPSIEITPSSDEDGATWSNCSTPSASPRRKRFLLRKWLRLREKKEHAGSESSSQQSSQQSSHDDDSTRFLTPFIREERSDSAADKISTASNSNRSTPACSPVLRPKRSRSPTPQSLEPGENMVEKGHSDHSSDKSPSTPEQVVQRTYSLQSARSGGKNSKSHKRLSKKSQSWYNVLSPTYKQRNEDFRKLFKQLPDTERLIVDYSCALQRDILLQGRLYLSENWICFYSNIFRWETLLTVRLKDICTMTKEKTARLIPNAIQVSTDGEKHFFTSFGARDRTYMMMFRLWQNALLDKPLCPKELWHFVHQCYGNELGLTSDDEDYVPPDDDFNTMGFCEEIPNEENEISNDNLSKSSAEAKHEGSPPSIHKKCIITNSTISSSISSEPLSFDLPPEEYIDCLPDGELLALPLVLEQRLVEASGLVPSTSLDFNDNEDIPTELSDSSETHDEGEVQAFHDDLKGRQYIDEVYKFSVDKMYDILFTESQFMTDFMEQRRFSDIVFHPWKKDDAAGNQMREIMYTISLSNPLAPKTATVTETQTLYKASHESECYIIDAEVITHNVPYHDYFYTLNRYMLTRVAKNKCRLRVSTELRYRKQPWGLVKGFIEKNFWSGLDENFRHLELELSKVEDVVLGSTRPSPKVKVVKTSVRRRKRPLVHLRSQHLDDALLSPVTTPTDDEVIHRIKHAGVTGSTQTRHMPEHLFGGFALYSVSKLLLIISFVICLSLVLLVFLNMMLFYKLWMLEYSAQHLTTWQGLRIHESKLPQTQMEWAQLLESQQLYHDAELQKWREIIKSSVVLLDQMKDSLLNLQRGIGLRDYSSEAEEKRSCYH
- the LOC115206438 gene encoding protein Aster-B isoform X8, translated to MNENLRPPSLQLSVPRYAPAYSDGGNGGVSDDPVWSSSSTPTLRRKRFKMRRMKNVPSEIEKEKDRGRLVNGWLVSTHSHSGSKEYLQLPSIEITPSSDEDGATWSNCSTPSASPRRKRFLLRKWLRLREKKEHAGSESSSQQSSQQSSHDDDSTRFLTPFIREESTASNSNRSTPACSPVLRPKRSRSPTPQSLEPGENMVEKGHSDHSSDKSPSTPEQVVQRTYSLQSARSGGKNSKKSQSWYNVLSPTYKQRNEDFRKLFKQLPDTERLIVDYSCALQRDILLQGRLYLSENWICFYSNIFRWETLLTVRLKDICTMTKEKTARLIPNAIQVSTDGEKHFFTSFGARDRTYMMMFRLWQNALLDKPLCPKELWHFVHQCYGNELGLTSDDEDYVPPDDDFNTMGFCEEIPNEENEISNDNLSKSSAEAKHEGSPPSIHKKCIITNSTISSSISSEPLSFDLPPEEYIDCLPDGELLALPLVLEQRLVEASGLVPSTSLDFNDNEDIPTELSDSSETHDEGEVQAFHDDLKGRQYIDEVYKFSVDKMYDILFTESQFMTDFMEQRRFSDIVFHPWKKDDAAGNQMREIMYTISLSNPLAPKTATVTETQTLYKASHESECYIIDAEVITHNVPYHDYFYTLNRYMLTRVAKNKCRLRVSTELRYRKQPWGLVKGFIEKNFWSGLDENFRHLELELSKVEDVVLGSTRPSPKVKVVKTSVRRRKRPLVHLRSQHLDDALLSPVTTPTDDEVIHRIKHAGVTGSTQTRHMPEHLFGGFALYSVSKLLLIISFVLVLLVFLNMMLFYKLWMLEYSAQHLTTWQGLRIHESKLPQTQMEWAQLLESQQLYHDAELQKWREIIKSSVVLLDQMKDSLLNLQRGIGLRDYSSEAEEKRSCYH